AGTGGAACTCTGCAGTTGTTTGTTGAGATTACTACCGAAGGCAAAAATCTATACAAAATTTAAGGAGGTAGAAGATCTTTTTCCTGAGCAAGTAGTCTCAAGGGGACCAAAATTTAAACATCCCGCCAGTTTCGCTTCAAATCTAAAAAGACTTCTCTGGCTTCAAACAGGGATGCGCCTGAACCTATATTTCCAGAAACCCAAACTGAACTTCGCACCCATAGCAGAGGGGATTATTTATAGCCCAGCACCTCAGATTATTACCATCCATGATTTGCTACCGCTTTATGATCCCGATTTTATGCCGCGTTGGAAAATCTACTACAGCAAAATTCTTCCAAAAATCCTGAAAAATTATTGTAGAAAGATTATCTGTATTTCAGAATTCACAAAATTTGAGCTTTTGAAGTATTATCCTGAAATTCATGAAAATCTAATCAAAGTAATTCACCCTGGGTTCAACCCACTAAGATTTCAGACTAACAGAGAATTTAGCTTTCTGGAAAAAACTGGCTTGAGTGATTATTTCTTAATGGTGGGAGAAGGAAGACCATACAAAAATCTAGAGTTGGTTCCAAAAGCCCTGAGCATATATAGAGGAAATTCTACTTTGGCCATTTGTGGTAGAGTTCCAGACGACGAGAAGACGAGAATTCAAGAAATTGCAAATGTAGCTGGGATAGGAGAGAGGTTGAGGTGGCTGGGGTATGTGTCAGACGAAGATCTGGGTCTTTTGTATGAGAACTCCAAGGCTTTTATATTTCCTAGTCGTTACGAAGGGTTTGGACTACCTTTGCTGGAAGCCATGTCCTTTGGAGCTCCTATTCTTTCTTCAAATGCCGCAAGTTTACCTGAAGTTGGTGGGAATGTGCCAATTTATTTTGATCCATTTGATCCAATGGAACTTAGCCAAAAAATGGAGCTTTTAGACCAAGATCAAACTCTTGTTGAAAGAATGCGAACCACTGGTTTCCAGCGCGCAAAGCAATTCACTTGGGAAGAGTCTGCTCAAAAGCATATTGATCTCTTCATAAATGTTTTGAATTAATTTTCTTCTTTAATTCTTGAAAAATAACTACCCCACAAGCTATTGGCACAAAGCTCTCTGTGATCAATGTTGACCAAACTGCCCCAGTAGCACCAAACTCTGGAATCCAAATTAAATTGAGGATGATATTAATCAACAAGCCACAAAATGTTAGAAATAAATAAATTTTTTGTTTATCTAGAGCCACTAATGATTGAGTCATGAGCGTACCTAGATATACCAATGGGATAGCCCATGAAAGAAGTTGAAGTAAGTTCCCTGCTTTACTGAATTCAGAAGGATAAAAGTTATTAAAAAACCATACTGATAAGAAAGACACCAGCACACCAAGCACTAATCCAGAAATGCTCAAAATTTTAATGCCTTTTTGAAAGGATGAAAGGAATCGGTCAGTCTGTGATAATGAGCCAATCAGTGCTGCTGTGATAAGTGATGGAAGAAAGAAAGAACCTTCTACTATCACAAATGCTGCATTGTACAAAGCCACTTCTCCCTCATCCACTAGATATCCAATCATCGCGGTGTCAATTCTAAAGTACATTTGTATCAAGATGAGCACCATCCCAAGTGTCCATGCCTCTTTCAAAAGCACTTGAAAATTGATTTCATCATTTTTTATATCAATTGATTTTATTTTATTAGCTTCTAAAAACAACCAAATCAAACCAATCAATC
Above is a window of SAR324 cluster bacterium DNA encoding:
- a CDS encoding polysaccharide biosynthesis C-terminal domain-containing protein, yielding MQSLKNNLSWGIVGQTIAKGEIFVYHLLLPFILGQYGYGVFALHWSIGLMIVQPALELGLSQLVAKWTGRGCLSVKILAIRYQKIVGSILLPAVFIIGYFLGSDPILIFFLCLHFLSNSVQQVLFGVYRGMEDLRRESVVLPVQNLLSLSLLSVAWSIDLTEPWVAAAGIAIPRLIGLIWLFLEANKIKSIDIKNDEINFQVLLKEAWTLGMVLILIQMYFRIDTAMIGYLVDEGEVALYNAAFVIVEGSFFLPSLITAALIGSLSQTDRFLSSFQKGIKILSISGLVLGVLVSFLSVWFFNNFYPSEFSKAGNLLQLLSWAIPLVYLGTLMTQSLVALDKQKIYLFLTFCGLLINIILNLIWIPEFGATGAVWSTLITESFVPIACGVVIFQELKKKINSKHL
- a CDS encoding glycosyltransferase family 1 protein — its product is MIEGVEHLTVAINGSLMHPQPTGLSRYGVELCSCLLRLLPKAKIYTKFKEVEDLFPEQVVSRGPKFKHPASFASNLKRLLWLQTGMRLNLYFQKPKLNFAPIAEGIIYSPAPQIITIHDLLPLYDPDFMPRWKIYYSKILPKILKNYCRKIICISEFTKFELLKYYPEIHENLIKVIHPGFNPLRFQTNREFSFLEKTGLSDYFLMVGEGRPYKNLELVPKALSIYRGNSTLAICGRVPDDEKTRIQEIANVAGIGERLRWLGYVSDEDLGLLYENSKAFIFPSRYEGFGLPLLEAMSFGAPILSSNAASLPEVGGNVPIYFDPFDPMELSQKMELLDQDQTLVERMRTTGFQRAKQFTWEESAQKHIDLFINVLN